In the genome of Myxococcus stipitatus, one region contains:
- the hemW gene encoding radical SAM family heme chaperone HemW: MPFDAPVDPLTGMPAARFGLYLHFPYCLAKCPYCDFAVAVARQVPEERYANAILAELDARLAASPELRTKPLESIFLGGGTPSLWHPRYVAQVLDGIAARMSVSPGAEVSLEGNPERADAERFAGYRSAGIHRLSLGVQSFQPRTLKALGRAHDAAQVELAVSLARRADFPVVSMDFIYGVHGQSVAEVEEDAKRAVALAPEHLSTYALTVEREVLAVDTPLSKQLKRGELELPSDEDVVSMAQVVRDVYGAAGLRRYEVSNHAREGFSSRHNALYWTGGEYLALGVGATGMLLTPSPSRYVNVRSPEKYLTEVESGRLPEEGREALGAGELFAERLAMGLRLVSGVDWEAVCERYGQPVAPRRAEVARLVEHGFATLTGGRLALTEKGADVHSAVCARLL; this comes from the coding sequence ATGCCGTTCGACGCACCAGTGGACCCACTCACGGGGATGCCGGCGGCCCGCTTCGGGCTGTACCTGCACTTCCCCTACTGCCTCGCGAAGTGCCCGTACTGCGACTTCGCCGTGGCCGTCGCGCGCCAGGTCCCCGAGGAGCGCTACGCCAACGCCATCCTCGCGGAGCTCGACGCGCGGCTCGCCGCCTCCCCCGAGCTGCGCACGAAGCCCCTGGAGTCCATCTTCCTGGGCGGCGGCACGCCCTCCCTCTGGCATCCCCGCTACGTCGCCCAGGTGCTCGACGGCATCGCCGCGAGGATGTCGGTCTCCCCCGGCGCCGAGGTCTCCCTGGAGGGCAACCCGGAGCGAGCGGACGCGGAGCGCTTCGCGGGCTATCGCTCCGCGGGCATCCACCGGCTGTCCCTGGGCGTGCAGTCCTTCCAACCACGGACGCTCAAGGCCCTCGGGCGCGCGCACGACGCGGCGCAGGTCGAGCTCGCCGTCTCCCTGGCCCGCCGCGCGGACTTCCCCGTGGTGTCCATGGACTTCATCTACGGCGTCCACGGCCAGAGCGTGGCCGAGGTCGAGGAGGACGCGAAGCGCGCCGTCGCCCTGGCCCCGGAGCACCTGTCCACCTATGCGCTGACCGTGGAGCGAGAGGTGCTGGCCGTCGACACGCCCCTCTCGAAGCAGCTCAAGCGCGGCGAGTTGGAGCTCCCCTCCGACGAAGACGTGGTCTCCATGGCGCAGGTGGTGCGAGACGTCTACGGCGCCGCGGGCCTGCGCCGCTACGAGGTCTCCAACCACGCGCGCGAGGGCTTCAGCTCGCGGCACAACGCCCTCTACTGGACCGGGGGCGAGTACCTGGCGCTGGGCGTGGGGGCCACGGGCATGCTGCTGACGCCCTCGCCGTCCCGCTACGTCAACGTGCGAAGCCCGGAGAAGTACCTGACCGAGGTGGAGTCGGGCCGGCTGCCGGAGGAAGGGCGTGAGGCGCTGGGGGCCGGGGAGCTGTTCGCGGAGCGGCTGGCGATGGGGCTGCGCCTGGTCTCGGGCGTGGACTGGGAGGCCGTGTGCGAGCGGTATGGGCAGCCGGTCGCGCCCCGGCGAGCGGAGGTGGCGAGGCTGGTGGAGCACGGCTTCGCGACGCTGACGGGCGGACGGTTGGCCTTGACGGAGAAGGGCGCGGATGTGCACAGCGCCGTCTGTGCGCGGCTGCTGTAG